In Drosophila santomea strain STO CAGO 1482 chromosome 2L, Prin_Dsan_1.1, whole genome shotgun sequence, a single window of DNA contains:
- the LOC120458795 gene encoding protein FAM210B, mitochondrial: protein MFPKSGKTCVLLAARLPYGFNQLKTISPVQLFQSGTLMRNYISGIKNPIPPVYKCSSQTTNWITHGGCFKENYSTESASTETATTLKLTKREQLKRAFKEYGATIVVFHVVISVISLGGFYALVSSGINLVPLLEYLGMGSSAFAEKVATGSTFVVAFAVHKIFAPARISITLGTTPFIVRYLRSKGFLKPKST from the coding sequence ATGTTCCCAAAGTCGGGGAAAACATGTGTGCTTCTTGCAGCCCGTTTGCCTTATGGCTTTAATCAACTCAAGACGATTTCACCGGTTCAACTCTTTCAATCGGGCACCCTAATGCGAAACTACATATCTGGAATTAAAAATCCAATTCCACCGGTATACAAATGTTCATCTCAAACCACAAACTGGATAACCCATGGAGGATGCTTTAAGGAAAACTATAGTACCGAATCGGCTTCTACGGAGACCGCAACCACCTTAAAGTTGACCAAGAGAGAGCAACTGAAGCGGGCATTCAAGGAATATGGAGCAACCATTGTGGTCTTTCATGTGGTCATATCCGTCATTTCTCTGGGAGGCTTTTATGCACTCGTGTCCAGTGGCATAAACCTGGTGCCCTTGCTGGAATACCTCGGAATGGGTTCGTCGGCATTTGCGGAGAAAGTTGCCACAGGAAGCACCTTTGTTGTGGCCTTTGCCGTTCACAAAATCTTTGCGCCTGCCAGAATCAGCATCACATTGGGTACCACACCATTCATTGTGAGGTACTTGCGATCGAAGGGATTTCTGAAGCCAAAAAGCACATAG